Within Dysosmobacter sp. Marseille-Q4140, the genomic segment AGCTCAAGGCCTGCGGCGCCAACCGCCACGCCGCCCGGTACGCCGGCATCGCCGACAAGCGCAACATCGTGCTGTCCATGGCCATCGCCGGCGGCCTCTCCGGCGCCGCGGCGTCGCTGTACTACCTCTCCGGCAACACCGAGTTCTTCTGGTCCACCTACCAGTCCCTGCCCGCCACGGGCTTCAACGGCATCCCCGTGGCCCTGCTGGCGGCCAGCCATCCCATCGCGGTGGTGTTCACCGGCTGCTTCATGTCCATGCTGGACATCGTGGGACTGCAGATGACCAACCTGACGGCCTACAACGAGTACATCACCGACGTGATCATCGCGGTGATCGTGTACCTCAGCGCCTTCTCCCTGGTGATCAAGATGCTGCTCAGCGCCCGGGGCAAGCGCCGGGCTGCGGCGGCGGAGCAGGCGGCCCCGGCGGCCGCACCGGCAAAGGACGGGCCGGATGGAACGGATGGGAAAGGAGGCGATGGGGTATGACGTTTCTGATCCAGCAGACCCTGATCTACGCCGTCCCCCTGATGATCGTGGCCCTGGCCGGCGTGTTCGCCGAGCGCAGCGGCATCATCAACCTGGCGCTGGAAGGCATCATGATTTTCGGCGCCTTCGTGGGCGTGCTGTTCGTCAACGTGACCCAGCAGGCGGGCACCTTCGCCGAGGCCAAGGCTGCCGGCGACTGGGTGGCCCTCCAGGGCTTCATGCTGCTGGCCATGCTGGCGGCGGCGGTGATGGGGGCCGTGTTCTCCCTGCTGCTGAGCTTTGCCTCCGTGAACCTGAAGGCGGACCAGACCATCGGCGGCACCGCGCTGAACCTGCTGGCCCCCGCCCTGGTGCTGTTCTTCATCCGCATCATCGCCAACCAGAACACCCTCCAGATGGCCGAGGGCGACTCCGCCAGCTGGTTCATGATCAAAAAGAGCTTCTTCGGCTACGGCCGCGGCGATGAGATGGGCTTCCTGGGCTCCACCTTCGTCGACAAGACCTACCTTGCCACCTACATCTGCATCCTGCTGTTCGTGGTGCTGTCCATCCTGCTGTACAAGACCCGCTTCGGCCTGCGGCTGCGCTCCTGCGGTGAAAATCCCCAGGCGGCGGACTCTCTGGGCATCAACGTCTACAAGATGCGCTACGCCGGCACCACCATCTCCGGCGCCCTGGCGGGCATGGGCGGCTTCGTCTACGCCATGACCACCGCCAACTGCGCCTCCACCGGCGACGTGGCGGGCTTCGGCTTCCTGGCCCTGGCGGTGATGATCTTCGGCAACTGGAAGCCCCTGAACATCGCCGGCGCGGCGTTGATCTTCGGCCTGTTCAAGTGCATCGCCGCCTCCTACTCCAGCATCGACATCAACGGCGACGGCGTGTTCCTGCTCAAGGAGATCGGCGTGAGCCCCCACTTCTACCGGATGCTGCCCTATATCATCACCCTGGTGGTGCTGGCCTTCACCTCCAAGAAGTCCCGGGCCCCCAAGGCCGAGGGCATCCCCTACGACAAGGGCCAGCGCTGAGAGAGGGGGGAGCGCCATGGAACCGAACTTTTTCCAGCTCCCCGTCTGTGTGGGAGACGTGACGCTGCGGGTGGCCCGGGGCCACTTTGCCACCCGTCACAGCCACATCAACTATCTCATCGACGTGACCGCCCAGAAGGCCAGCCTCCGGGAGGCGGAGGCCGTGGCCCAGCAGCTGGCGGAGCGGCACCTGTCCAACAGCCTGGTGGACACCATTTTGTGCCTGGACGGCACCCGGGTCATCGGCACCTGCCTTGCCCGGCAGCTGACCCAGTCCGGCTACCGCTCCATGAACGAGGGCCGGGACATGTATGTCCTCCGGGCGGAGGCCGACGGCGAGGGCAAGATCCTGATTCGGGACAATGCCCGCCACATGATCCGGGGGAAGAACGTGCTGCTCCTGGTGGCCTCTCTGACCACCGGCACCACCGCCCGCCGGGGCATGGAGTGCGTGGCGTACTACGGCGGCCATGTGGCCGGCGTGGCCGCCATTTACAGCCATAAGACGGTCATGGAGGACGTGCCCGTGGCGTCGCTGTTCGATTACACGGACCTGCCGGATTACGCCAGCTATCCGCCGGACCAGTGTCCCTTCTGCCGCCGGGGCGTGCCCCTGGACGCGGTGGTCAACAGCTTCGGCTATTCTGTCATATGACGCAGCGAAACCGCACCCCCGGCGCCTGGGCGCCGGGGGTGCGGTGCGTCGCAGGGGAGGCCGGACCGGGACGCCGGAGGAGGGATTGCCTATCCCAGCACGTACCCCGCCAGTGAAGCCGCCAGCGCCGCCGCCAGGAGGCCCTGGACCGCCTTGCCCCGGAGACAGGCTGCCGGGGACAGGCCGCTGCCCTCCAGCACCGCCGCCGTCTGGCACAGCACCGACAGCCCGCCCCAGCCCGCCATGCCGGAGGCCAGGATGAAGCCGAAGCGGTCCGGCGTCAGCAGGGGCGTCAGGGAGAACAGCTCCGTGAGCCCCACCAGCGCCGCCCCGGCCCGGCCCCCCAGGGCCGCCAGAGGCCTTGCCAGCACGTAGAAGAACACCACGAAGGCGCACACCGACGCCATGCCCCGCAGAGACGCTGCCACCGCCTCCACCAGGGCGGCGGGGGCCGACACGGCCCGGAAGGCCGGCGGCCGGGTCAGCTGCCGCCGCCGGGCGGGCCGCGCCCGGCCCCGGAACAAAAGGCCCGTCAGCAGCGCCGAGAGCAGGTGGATCAGCCACAGCCAGATCCCCGTCCGCACGCTGCCGAACACCCCCACGCCCAGGACGCTGATGAGGAACACCGGGTTGGAGTTGTTGCAGAAGGTCAGCAGCCGCTCCCCCTCCTCCCGGGATACCAGTCCCGCCCGGCACAGCTGCGCGGCGGTGGAGGCGCCGATGGGGTAGCCCCCCACCAGCCCCAGCACCAGCGCGGCGCTGCCGGCCCCGGGCACCCGGTAGAGCGGTTCCATCAGCCCCGCCAGCCAGGGGGCTGCCAGCTCGCCGAAGCCCAGGGACAGCAGGGCGGAGGTGACTACCAGGAAGGGGAACAGCGCCGGGACCACGGACCGGGCGCACAGGTCCAGCGCCTCCTCCACGGAGGCCCGGACCGCGGCGGCGTCCGCCAGCATCCACAGCAGCAGTCCGCACAGTCCCAGACAGGCCAAAAGGCGCCAGCGCAGTCTCATTCCCCCGTCACCCCCCGCCTGAGTCTATGCCCCGCCGGCGGCGGCTATGCCGCCGTGGGACACGCAAGTTTCTCCCCGGCGGCGCATACAGTCGGGGGAGAGGTGAGACGATGGAGCGGAACAAAAAAGACAAGGCGGGGGTCCTGGACACGGTGGCGGAGCTGTTCGACCTGCCGGCGGACGTGGTGGCGGGCCTGCCCCACCTGGAGATGGTGGGCAGCCGCCAGCTGTATCTGGAGCACCACGCCGGGATCCTGTCCTATGGGGAGGAGCAGATCGACGTGAACACCTCCGGCGGTGTGCTGCGGGTGCGGGGGCAGCGGCTGTCCCTGATGGCCATGACGGCGGAGGAGCTGCGGATCGGCGGGCGGATCGCCGCCGTGGAGTGGGTGTAGGCCATGCTGAAAGAGATCGTCAACCGCCTCCGCGGCCAGACCTGGGTGCGGGTGGAGGCCCCCTTCCCGGAGCGGGTGCTGAACCTGTGCAGCGCCAGGGGGCTGGCCTTCTGGGACCTGGAGTGGCAGTCGGAGACCGCCTTCACCTGCCGCCTCAGCCGCCGGGACTGCGGGCGGCTGCGGCGGGCTCTGCGGAGGATGGAGTGCGAGATGACCGTGGTCCGGGGCGAGGGCGTGCCCTTCTTCCTGGGCCGGTTCCGCCGGCGGCAGGTGCTGCTGGCGGGCCTCACGGCGTGCGTGCTGTGGGTGACGGTGGGGTCCTTCTTCATCTGGGACTTCACCGTGGAGGGCAACGAGACCGTCTCGGACGAGGAGATCCTAAGGGCTCTGGAGAAAAACGGCATCGGCATCGGTACGCTGGGCCTGGGCCTGGACACGGAGGACCTGCGCAATCACATCCTGCTGGAGATCCCGGAGCTCAACTGGCTCACCGTCAACGTCTCCGGCTGCCGGGCCACGGTCCAGGTGCAGGAGCGGCGGCCGGTGCCGGAGCTGGTCAGCAAACGGGAACCGGCCAACGTAGTGGCCCGTCGGGCCGGTCTGGTGCTGGAGATCCAGGCGCTGGACGGCACCGCCTGCGTCCTGCCGGGCACGGCTGTGACGGAGGGGCAGATCCTGATCTCCGGCGTGGAGGACACGCAGACCCTGGGCGCCCGGGTCCTCACCGGCATGGGCACCGTGGAGGCCCGGACCTGGTATACGCTCACTGCCGACCTGCCCCTTTCGGCGCCGGTGAAGCGCTACACCGGGGAGGAGCGGACCTTTTACTCCCTGGTCCTGGGGACGGAGCGGATAAAATTCTTCTCAAACAGTGGCATGGAGGCCGGTTCTTATGATAAAATAACCACCAGAGACCGTCTCACCTTCTTTGGCGTGCCGCTGCCGGTGACGCTGGAGCGGGAGACGTGCCGGTACTATGAGCCCCAGGCCGCCGCCGTGGATATCGCCGCCGCGGAGGACGCGGCCGAGGCGGCCCTGACCGACTACCTTCACACCCTGGTGGACGACTACGGCACCGTGTCCTCCACCCTCTGCTCCTCCCGCCAGCGGGGCGAGACGCTGACAGTGACGCTGACGGCGGAGTGTGTGGAGCAGATCGCCCAGACGGTGCCCATCTATACGGAAGAACCGGACGGAGACCGCCCGTAAAAAGCACAGGAGTGATACTTTGGAACAGAGAATCAGCATTGAGCGGCTGGAGCAGGCCGTGAACATCTTCGGGTCCTTCGACGAGAACATCCGCCTGCTGGAGCAGGAGTTCTCCGTCACGGTGGTGAACCGGGACGGAGAGCTCCGGGTGGAGGGCGAGCCGGAGAACACGATGCTGGCCTGCAAGGCCATCCAGGCCCTGCTGACCCTCTCCTCCCGGGGAGAGGCCATCGGCGAGCAGAACGTGCGCTACGTCATCGGATTGGTCCGCTCCGGCAAGGAGGAGCAGATCACCCAGCTGACCGGGGACGTGCTGTGCATCTCCGCCAAGGGCCGGCCCATCAAGCCCAAGACCATCGGCCAGAAGGAGTATATCGCCTCCGTTCTGAAAAACACCGTCACCATCGGCGTGGGCCCGGCGGGCACCGGCAAGACGTATCTGGCCGTGGCCGCCGCCGTCCAGGCCTTCCGGGACAAGCAGGTCAACCGCATCATCCTCACCCGCCCGGCGGTGGAGGCCGGCGAGCGGCTGGGCTTTCTTCCCGGCGACCTCCAGAGCAAGGTGGACCCGTACCTGCGGCCGCTGTATGACGCCCTGTTCGACATGCTGGGGGCGGAGACCTACCAGAAGTACCTGGAGCGGGGCAACATCGAGGTAGCGCCCCTGGCCTATATGCGGGGCCGCACCCTGGACGACAGCTTCATCATCCTGGACGAGGCCCAGAACACCTCCCGGGAGCAGATGAAGATGTTCCTGACCCGCCTGGGCTTCGGGTCCAAGATCGTCATTACCGGCGACGTGACCCAGATCGACCTGCCCGACGGCAAGGCCTCTGGCCTCCGGGAGGCCATGCGGGTGCTGCGGAAGGTGGAGGGCATCGGCATCTGCGAGCTGACCAACGCCGACGTGGTCCGCCACGTCATGGTCCAGCGGATCGTGGCGGCCTATGAGGAGTACGAGAACGCCAGAAACGGCGGAAAGGGGAAGAAGTGATGGCAAAGCGGCATTATATTCCGGTCACCGCGGACATTCCCGGCGCCGCCAGCCAGGGCAACTGCGCCCTGATCCGCAAGGTCATCCGCACGGCGCTGGAGGCGGAGGGGGTGGACTTCCCCTGCGAGGTGGACGTGCTGCTGACCGACGACGCCCGCATCCACGAGATCAACCGGGAGATGCGGCAGGTGGACCGGCCCACGGACGTGCTGAGCTTTCCGGAGTTCGACCTGACGCCCGGCGAGCTGCCGGGCGCGGAGGACGCCGACCCGGGCACGGGCCTGGTGCCCCTGGGGGACATGGTGATCTCCATGGAGCACGTGGCGGCCCAGGCCAGGGAGTACGGCCACACCCGGCGCCGGGAGCTCTCGTATCTGGTGGTTCACTCGGCGCTGCACCTGCTGGGCTACGACCACCTGGACGAGGGACCCCAGAAGGCCCAGATGCGCGCGCGGGAGGAGGCCATTTTGGCCCAGCTGGGGATCACCCGGGAGTAAATCCCCCGGTTCCGAAATGCCTTTTCCCCAGGCAGATACGGGGATCCGACGGGGCCGCCGATTCCCGCCGTACCGATTCGCACGACCCCCGCACCCCGCCGCCCGGCGGGGCATATACTGTCCCGAGGTGATTGGGATGGTATGGTTCCATGACGGCCTGCTGGCCTTTTTCTCAGCGGTGGGCGTGACCACCGTGGTCTGGCTCCTGGCGGGGGCGGTGCTCCGGGCCGGGCGGCCCGCGATCCCCGGGCTTTTGCTGGTGCTGCCCCTGCGGGGGGAGGCCCTGGCCATGGAGGCGGACGTGCGGGAGCTGCGGCGTCTGCGCCGCCAGCTGCCGGGGGCCGGGATCCTCCTGGCGGACTGCGGCATGAGCGCCGACGCCCGGGCTCTGGCCGCGTACCTGGCGGACCGGACCGAGGGCGTGGCCCTGACGGAGGGGCCGGAGATTAAACTGGGGTGAGACCCCGAAAGCGAGTGAACGAAGGATATGGAAGAGCTGACCGCCTGCGAGGGCACCGTACATAGCGTCATCTTTCAAAACGCCGAGAACGGCTATACGGTCCTGCGCCTCCTGACCGAGGAGGGCGAGGTGGTCACGGTGGTGGGGTGCATCCCCTGCGCCGCGCCGGGCGAGCACCTGACGGTGACCGGCGTCCGGGAGACCCACCCCCAGCACGGCGAGCAGCTGCGGGCGGTGGAGCTGGAGCGGAGCCTGCCGGAGGACGAGGAGGAGATCGTGTGCTACCTGTCCTCCGGCGTGTGCAAGGGCGTGGGCCCCGCCACGGCGGAGCGGATCGTGGACCGCTTCGGCACCCAGGCGCTGGACATTCTGGAGCTCTCGCCGGAGCGGCTGACGGAGCTCAAGGGCATCACCGCCCGAAAGGCCCAGGAGATCGCGGAGAGCTTCCGTCGTCACATGGGACTGCGGCGGCTGATGGCCTTCCTGGCCCGGTATCAGCTGCCGCCGGTGCTGGCCATGCAGCTGCGCCGCCAGTACGGCGACGCGGCCCTGGAGAAGATCCGGGAGAACCCGTACCTGCTCTCCGGCGACAGCTGCGGCGTGGCCTTCTCCGTCACCGACGGGATCGCCCTTGGCATGGGCATCGACCCGGACAGCAGCCAGCGGCTCCAGGCGGCGGTGACCTTTGAGCTCAGCCACAACGAGAACAACGGCCACGTCTTTCTCCCCCGGGACAAGCTGATCGCCGCCACGGCCCAGCTGCTCTCCTGCGGCACGGAGGCGGTGGAGCAGGCCCTGGACACGCTGGTGGAACGGGGCGCCGTGGTCCAGGAGCGGGTGGCCAACGTGGACGCCTGCTACCTGCGGCGGCTGTGGGAGGCGGAGCGGTCCGCCTGCGTGCGGCTGCTGGGCCTGCTGGCCTCCCCGGCGGACACCAGCACCCAGGCCGCCCGGGCCGTGGAGGAGATCCAGAGGGAGCAGGGCATCACCTACGCGCCCCTTCAGCGCCAGGCGGTGGAGCTGGCCGCCCGGCAGGGCGTGGTGATCCTCACCGGCGGCCCCGGCACCGGCAAGACCACGGCGGTCCGGGGCATCGTGGCCCTGCTGGAGAAGATGGGGCTGGAGATCCTGCTGGCGGCGCCCACGGGCCGGGCCGCCAAGCGCATGAGTGAGCTGACCGGCCGGGAGGCCCAGACCATCCACCGGATGCTGGGCATGAACTGGAGCGAGAGCACCGGGGAGGTGACCTTCGCCAAGTCGGAGAAGGAGCCCCTGGAGGCCGACGCGGTCATCCTGGATGAGATGAGCATGGTGGACCTGACGCTGTTCGACGCGCTGCTCCGGGCCCTGCGGCCCGGGACCCGGCTGGTGCTGGTGGGGGACGCGGACCAGCTGCCCTCGGTGGGGGCGGGGAATGTGTTCTCCGACCTGATCCGCAGCGGCAAGGTGGAGACGGTATTTTTGCGGGAGGTGTTCCGCCAGGCGTCGGCATCCGCCATCATCCGCAACGCCCACGCGGTGAACCTGGGGCAGCCGCCCCAGCTGACCAACGACCAGGGGGACTGCTTTTTCCTGTGCCGCCGGGATCCG encodes:
- a CDS encoding sporulation protein YqfD yields the protein MLKEIVNRLRGQTWVRVEAPFPERVLNLCSARGLAFWDLEWQSETAFTCRLSRRDCGRLRRALRRMECEMTVVRGEGVPFFLGRFRRRQVLLAGLTACVLWVTVGSFFIWDFTVEGNETVSDEEILRALEKNGIGIGTLGLGLDTEDLRNHILLEIPELNWLTVNVSGCRATVQVQERRPVPELVSKREPANVVARRAGLVLEIQALDGTACVLPGTAVTEGQILISGVEDTQTLGARVLTGMGTVEARTWYTLTADLPLSAPVKRYTGEERTFYSLVLGTERIKFFSNSGMEAGSYDKITTRDRLTFFGVPLPVTLERETCRYYEPQAAAVDIAAAEDAAEAALTDYLHTLVDDYGTVSSTLCSSRQRGETLTVTLTAECVEQIAQTVPIYTEEPDGDRP
- the ybeY gene encoding rRNA maturation RNase YbeY — protein: MAKRHYIPVTADIPGAASQGNCALIRKVIRTALEAEGVDFPCEVDVLLTDDARIHEINREMRQVDRPTDVLSFPEFDLTPGELPGAEDADPGTGLVPLGDMVISMEHVAAQAREYGHTRRRELSYLVVHSALHLLGYDHLDEGPQKAQMRAREEAILAQLGITRE
- a CDS encoding sporulation protein, with translation MERNKKDKAGVLDTVAELFDLPADVVAGLPHLEMVGSRQLYLEHHAGILSYGEEQIDVNTSGGVLRVRGQRLSLMAMTAEELRIGGRIAAVEWV
- a CDS encoding PhoH family protein, which translates into the protein MEQRISIERLEQAVNIFGSFDENIRLLEQEFSVTVVNRDGELRVEGEPENTMLACKAIQALLTLSSRGEAIGEQNVRYVIGLVRSGKEEQITQLTGDVLCISAKGRPIKPKTIGQKEYIASVLKNTVTIGVGPAGTGKTYLAVAAAVQAFRDKQVNRIILTRPAVEAGERLGFLPGDLQSKVDPYLRPLYDALFDMLGAETYQKYLERGNIEVAPLAYMRGRTLDDSFIILDEAQNTSREQMKMFLTRLGFGSKIVITGDVTQIDLPDGKASGLREAMRVLRKVEGIGICELTNADVVRHVMVQRIVAAYEEYENARNGGKGKK
- a CDS encoding sporulation protein, whose amino-acid sequence is MRLRWRLLACLGLCGLLLWMLADAAAVRASVEEALDLCARSVVPALFPFLVVTSALLSLGFGELAAPWLAGLMEPLYRVPGAGSAALVLGLVGGYPIGASTAAQLCRAGLVSREEGERLLTFCNNSNPVFLISVLGVGVFGSVRTGIWLWLIHLLSALLTGLLFRGRARPARRRQLTRPPAFRAVSAPAALVEAVAASLRGMASVCAFVVFFYVLARPLAALGGRAGAALVGLTELFSLTPLLTPDRFGFILASGMAGWGGLSVLCQTAAVLEGSGLSPAACLRGKAVQGLLAAALAASLAGYVLG
- a CDS encoding ABC transporter permease, giving the protein MTFLIQQTLIYAVPLMIVALAGVFAERSGIINLALEGIMIFGAFVGVLFVNVTQQAGTFAEAKAAGDWVALQGFMLLAMLAAAVMGAVFSLLLSFASVNLKADQTIGGTALNLLAPALVLFFIRIIANQNTLQMAEGDSASWFMIKKSFFGYGRGDEMGFLGSTFVDKTYLATYICILLFVVLSILLYKTRFGLRLRSCGENPQAADSLGINVYKMRYAGTTISGALAGMGGFVYAMTTANCASTGDVAGFGFLALAVMIFGNWKPLNIAGAALIFGLFKCIAASYSSIDINGDGVFLLKEIGVSPHFYRMLPYIITLVVLAFTSKKSRAPKAEGIPYDKGQR
- a CDS encoding orotate phosphoribosyltransferase encodes the protein MEPNFFQLPVCVGDVTLRVARGHFATRHSHINYLIDVTAQKASLREAEAVAQQLAERHLSNSLVDTILCLDGTRVIGTCLARQLTQSGYRSMNEGRDMYVLRAEADGEGKILIRDNARHMIRGKNVLLLVASLTTGTTARRGMECVAYYGGHVAGVAAIYSHKTVMEDVPVASLFDYTDLPDYASYPPDQCPFCRRGVPLDAVVNSFGYSVI
- a CDS encoding ATP-dependent RecD-like DNA helicase translates to MEELTACEGTVHSVIFQNAENGYTVLRLLTEEGEVVTVVGCIPCAAPGEHLTVTGVRETHPQHGEQLRAVELERSLPEDEEEIVCYLSSGVCKGVGPATAERIVDRFGTQALDILELSPERLTELKGITARKAQEIAESFRRHMGLRRLMAFLARYQLPPVLAMQLRRQYGDAALEKIRENPYLLSGDSCGVAFSVTDGIALGMGIDPDSSQRLQAAVTFELSHNENNGHVFLPRDKLIAATAQLLSCGTEAVEQALDTLVERGAVVQERVANVDACYLRRLWEAERSACVRLLGLLASPADTSTQAARAVEEIQREQGITYAPLQRQAVELAARQGVVILTGGPGTGKTTAVRGIVALLEKMGLEILLAAPTGRAAKRMSELTGREAQTIHRMLGMNWSESTGEVTFAKSEKEPLEADAVILDEMSMVDLTLFDALLRALRPGTRLVLVGDADQLPSVGAGNVFSDLIRSGKVETVFLREVFRQASASAIIRNAHAVNLGQPPQLTNDQGDCFFLCRRDPERVVSTVVELCGSRLPEKMGVPADQIQVLTPTRKGPTGTISLNRRLQAALNPPAEDKRELQWGERLFREGDRIMQTRNDYDVVWEKADGTVGTGMFNGDVGKILKIDPSGEWLEVDFDGRAAVYGAEQLSEIDLAYAQTVHKAQGSEYRCVVLSVMPAAPSLMVRGVLYTALTRARELLILVGDDAAIRAMAANDRQQKRYSGLRWRLAHSGE